One Rosa chinensis cultivar Old Blush chromosome 3, RchiOBHm-V2, whole genome shotgun sequence DNA window includes the following coding sequences:
- the LOC112192467 gene encoding uncharacterized protein LOC112192467 has protein sequence MPNLSLPRFFRPYSWHAMELMKYSTFITIFLLFLLTTPYFARGGEISETVDSTTEVYEIDYRGPETHSSIPPPGHLHGKKKPLPNVIHKESVIGSPKSKRFRGGNYNTGRKTKTING, from the exons ATGCCTAATCTATCTTTGCCTCGCTTCTTCC GTCCTTATTCTTGGCATGCCATGGAGCTCATGAAGTACTCTACCTTCATCACcatctttcttctcttcctgcTTACCACACCTTACTTTGCAAGAG GTGGAGAAATATCAGAGACGGTGGATAGTACTACTGAGGTTTATGAAATCGATTACAGAGGTCCAGAGACTCACTCATCAATTCCCCCGCCTGGTCACTTACATGGGAAGAAGAAGCCTTTGCCTAATGTGATCCACAAAGAAAGCGTCATTGGGAGTCCCAAATCTAAGAGGTTCAGGGGTGGCAATTATAACACGGGAAGAAAG ACGAAGACAATAAATGGATGA